A genomic window from Pecten maximus chromosome 6, xPecMax1.1, whole genome shotgun sequence includes:
- the LOC117329536 gene encoding protein sprouty homolog 2-like has protein sequence MRSALRPTTRATLPPPDQGSGVVITLEQVRPHPRKQNEYVDSPRGQPLGSLKAPASQGTVIIGGGTRESPHSRVLLPGRSVRSLSTVISTQPPVSISPPLKKDPLIEEDDGSITCRKCGKCKCGACTGPRELPSRWLCGDECEISANAVVETCTCFCCVKGIFYHCGKDEQDADYVCDTDPCASCSKPHCCKRWTCMAMMSLCLPCLCLYWPAKGVLKACTVCYNKCRKKGCQCSSKATKHSNEQSSQSQSRRLLIESDSSTGSS, from the coding sequence ATGAGATCAGCGCTGAGACCAACAACTAGAGCGACTCTGCCACCGCCGGATCAGGGCAGTGGTGTCGTCATCACGCTTGAACAGGTGCGGCCGCACCCTAGAAAGCAGAATGAGTACGTAGACTCACCCCGGGGGCAACCCCTGGGGAGCCTCAAGGCACCTGCCTCCCAGGGCACTGTGATCATCGGAGGTGGAACAAGGGAGAGTCCACACTCAAGGGTTTTGTTACCTGGGCGAAGTGTGAGGTCGCTTAGCACTGTCATTTCCACCCAGCCACCCGTGTCTATATCCCCTCCACTTAAAAAGGACCCTTTGATTGAGGAGGACGATGGTTCGATTACTTGTCGAAAGTGTGGAAAATGCAAATGTGGTGCATGCACAGGGCCACGGGAGCTGCCGTCGAGGTGGCTCTGTGGAGATGAATGTGAGATTAGCGCGAATGCGGTGGTGGAAACGTGCACATGTTTCTGTTGTGTCAAAGGCATATTCTATCACTGCGGAAAAGACGAGCAAGACGCCGACTATGTGTGTGACACGGACCCCTGTGCGTCGTGTAGTAAGCCGCACTGTTGTAAACGATGGACATGTATGGCAATGATGTCACTGTGTCTGCCCTGTCTGTGTCTCTATTGGCCAGCCAAGGGTGTGCTCAAGGcctgtactgtatgttacaaCAAATGTCGCAAAAAGGGCTGTCAATGTTCGTCCAAGGCCACCAAGCACAGTAACGAACAGAGCTCACAGTCACAGTCCAGACGCTTACTGATTGAGTCCGATTCGAGTACCGGTAGTTCGTGA